From a region of the Bacillota bacterium genome:
- a CDS encoding metalloregulator ArsR/SmtB family transcription factor encodes MDGVHDKESDLVRVYRALGDLTRLRMVRLLLARGEMGCAELAEALNLSRPTLSYHTRMLQLCRLVDVRREGAYHYYRLRLDTLQRFAPEVARLDPLQ; translated from the coding sequence ATGGACGGCGTCCATGACAAAGAATCCGACCTGGTGCGGGTCTACCGGGCGCTCGGGGATCTCACGCGCCTTCGCATGGTGAGGCTGCTGCTGGCCCGGGGCGAGATGGGCTGCGCGGAGCTGGCAGAGGCTCTCAACCTCTCCCGCCCCACGCTCTCCTATCACACCCGAATGCTCCAGCTCTGCCGCCTCGTCGACGTGCGGCGCGAAGGGGCATACCACTACTACCGGTTGCGGCTCGACACGCTGCAGCGTTTCGCCCCCGAGGTGGCGCGCCTCGACCCGCTCCAATGA
- a CDS encoding HEAT repeat domain-containing protein: protein MEDSHVERLVEMLGAGAPAASDEAARALRELGRLAVPALLRGLRHHDHVRRMRCASVLRTMGPALQAAVSDYVALLTQPDPQVREEAAWALGLLGWCARSAVPPLSAALEDPDPAVRAAAEASLKVLRAYFTGRAGTQLAVESGPAH, encoded by the coding sequence GTGGAGGATAGCCATGTCGAGCGGCTGGTGGAGATGCTTGGCGCTGGCGCGCCGGCCGCGTCGGATGAGGCGGCCAGGGCGCTTCGTGAGCTGGGGAGGCTCGCCGTTCCTGCGCTCTTGCGGGGCCTGAGACACCATGACCACGTGCGGCGAATGCGATGCGCATCCGTGCTGCGCACCATGGGCCCGGCGCTGCAGGCCGCCGTTTCCGATTACGTGGCGCTTCTGACCCAGCCGGATCCCCAGGTCAGGGAAGAAGCAGCATGGGCCTTGGGGCTGCTCGGGTGGTGCGCCAGGTCGGCCGTTCCGCCCCTGAGCGCGGCGCTGGAAGATCCCGATCCCGCCGTCCGTGCGGCGGCTGAAGCCTCCCTGAAGGTGCTCCGGGCCTACTTCACCGGGCGGGCCGGCACTCAACTGGCGGTTGAGAGCGGGCCGGCTCACTGA
- a CDS encoding methyltransferase domain-containing protein, protein MSRQRSAVIRRRYDRIAPIYDLMDMGSERRMGAWRKALWDGARGRILEVGVGTGKNMPYYPSGARVTAIDFSPRMLERAERRARRLGASVDLIQMDAQNLAFPDNSFDTVVTACVFCSVPDPVRGLREIRRVLRPDGNLLMLEHMRSELPLVGPAMDLLNPLVVGVVGANINRRTLDNIRAAGLQITSVEDLLLDIFRRIVAVPAK, encoded by the coding sequence GTGAGCAGGCAACGCAGCGCCGTGATCCGCCGTCGCTACGACCGGATCGCCCCGATTTACGACCTCATGGACATGGGCTCGGAGCGCCGTATGGGGGCGTGGCGCAAGGCCCTCTGGGACGGTGCCCGGGGGCGAATTCTCGAGGTCGGCGTTGGCACCGGCAAGAACATGCCCTACTACCCCTCCGGCGCTCGGGTGACGGCCATCGACTTCAGCCCCCGAATGCTGGAGAGGGCCGAGCGCCGTGCCCGGCGGCTCGGCGCCAGCGTCGATCTGATCCAGATGGACGCCCAGAATCTGGCGTTTCCCGATAACAGCTTCGACACCGTGGTAACGGCATGCGTCTTCTGCTCGGTGCCGGACCCGGTGCGCGGCCTCCGGGAGATCCGGCGGGTCCTCCGGCCGGACGGGAATCTCCTGATGCTGGAGCACATGCGCTCCGAGTTGCCCCTGGTGGGGCCCGCGATGGACCTTCTGAACCCCCTGGTGGTCGGCGTCGTCGGCGCCAATATCAACCGCCGCACGCTGGACAACATCCGGGCCGCGGGCCTGCAGATCACGTCGGTGGAAGACCTGCTGCTGGACATTTTCCGCCGCATCGTGGCCGTGCCCGCCAAGTGA